In the Arachis ipaensis cultivar K30076 chromosome B04, Araip1.1, whole genome shotgun sequence genome, gaaaaagtaatttttaaaatcacggaatgactcgtcaaacatggaaaagaccttctttccctgggtgaAACGAAAGGAGACCTAagccgacttcttttttaccacaccggacttagtcaagacaaacagatagaaaaagagagattgggaagcaggaataccaaaaccattgcacaacaattggaaaatttttatgaagccccaggaattggggtgaagttgagagggggcaacattacaggaccataacaggtcggtttcaaattgagtaaaaggaagggtgatacccagctgaccgaagaaaaaatcataaacataaaagaaagggcgatcatcaacaacccgagtagaaaagcagactctctcgtcagaagagggagggacaagctcatagttcttctcatcgcTGGGATTACTACAaacactatgaaactgcctaagctacgcacaaaactcagaatcaactagagagacacacataagaaccatcgagtccacccaatcggctataccctcaggaacctgggaaggcatctctacaacgttatttcgggaagacatgaggccaactaaatcctacaaaaagaaaaggagaatgaattactcaaaaacatctcggacaaaggGGCATAACATCTCGACGGGCAaatacacagaaaaggaaaaaccccaagactcaaactgaaagtcttggggcatcctttggaggcaataacaaagcaagATATCAAGGAAAATCTACTTACGTTCCGGCACCTCGCAAACAAAATAGAAGAtctcaaacagcaagcattttttCATAAGAGAGAGACAAAACACAAACAATATAGAAAGTCATCTTCCTATAGTCTATCAGCAagaaacaaacatcaaacataCCAGGCAAAAATCGTCAAAGATGCAACCTTTTTTTAGAATCAAACAAAATtatcattccaaagcttcaaaatcaaaagcacttcacaacatgcaaaagccctaaaggTATCAAGCAATAGGAAAAGCGAAAAAGACCATGCAAAAGACGAAGAAATTACGAGACACACAGTGATCAGGCACAGCGAAAAagacagaaagatccaaactttctccagccAAAataaaaactttctcaaaataaaTGGCGTAAAGGAGGGAAGGAAGATGAACCAAACCTGGAAAATGAGAGAAAGCTGCAAAGAAAAGCAGAAAAGCGGAAGGCAAAATCCAGAATCACCCCTTCCCCCACGAAAAAGGAAAAGTCACAAAGCAACGTCGCTGGGATTGAAACGCGAAAACTACAGGCGgaggcttcagaaaaatcaaaggaaaaagttgaaagtgagaaagtaaagggagaagttacgaaaaagaagcgaagaagagaaactgtTTTTTGAtcgagaaattcaaaataaaagccaagagagaatgggggcaattaaatgccaattaaatgcggatattaaaaccgcttgcgttccctaaaaagtgcgcgcttttagagaaaaacgttctacattcaaaagctgctacaaaaaggagtcgacaaaatgcttgagttcggcttcgctacgagaaggaccgaagtcaaggactcgacctcgacaaagaagaccgagctcaagcaggggcactgttcataccctgggtcgagctacccgacctgggatgattggcgacaaagcgaccgacctcttcaagtcaggctacccgacctcttctcaaagaggtcggccaaatcaacaggagagcccaataaagggcccaaatagaggaacacgacccaaatccaaaggcaatccaagctatagagataaaggcggttcccttgaagataagctgacttcacccaaaataaagataagataagataagataactaacttatcttatcagaaaggtcagccccatctattataaatacactggagcacccaggtataactcatactctgattctacataaaacctgtttaatacccatgctaacttaagcatcggagtctcttgcaggtacccccaccctccggtgaccaaggatcagcagtacagccagtccaacaagtcggacacaacagcttcggccgccaccagccagccggacacgtcatctccgaccagtacaaaagatctcgtccgagatcgacctccagtttcaggtaaccctcggaacaatagtcaaatttatttttaaaaaatcacttatttttaaattaatttttaaataatttttttagtcatattagtaTTTGAAAGATAAAACGCAAGTCAAATTGGTCTTTCTATCAGTTAGAcgatgacgtgtcacgttaagtgtcATATGACATAATGACGTGGTAGGTTAATAtcacgtgtcacaagatgattggttgacatgTCAGGTCAGTGACATTTACCATGCCACATGTCAAGTGacatgtaaaaaaattatttataatcaaaatagtacTTGAAAGTTCTCACATAAGTCATTttcatctttaaaattttaaaaattaatcaaattagtccttatatatatatatatatatatatatattatttttcttcataatattaaatttaaagtattttttgatagtagtagttattttaaaatttaaatcttttagatttttttaaattataatttttattattgtataATTTATATGGTATAactcaataattaaaaaatcgaTTTGTAAGATCAATTgttgaattttaatattttaaatagttttttaaatagctactatatttatttagtgagatctaaaagattaaaatatttaagaccaatgctagggaaccaaaagggtattagccaaaaatcagccaaataCCTTTGGCTGAATCCAAAATTtctacgagttaatatatatggatgtttcttctgctaagtaTCGGAATGTTTCTTTtccatactaaatggatgttcttttatatatttttcgaatttttttatattgcaaatgtgaatgtctttatttctttaagaatttcatatttttttaaattttatagatatttaattatttttgctaaaatataattagatgtttcttttgttaagtattaggatgttttttttatactaaatgaatgttttttttttatatttctgtaattatTCAATTTTAGCTAAGATCAAGTGTGTAGTTTACAGTCTCTTTAATCATCAAAACGGCACCTAAATATCCACCAAACTATAGGAGAACGAAATGCGCATTCCCCCTACTCATCATCAAGAAGATCTGAGGAATATCAACACCCTTCATGAACCACAAGAAATCCGACACGTTGAACTTCCCGCTCAGCTCCACCGTGTCCTCCCCCACCTTTCTCAGCGCCTCCGCCTCTGCCTCATCGTCATCATCGATATCACGTTGTTGGTCAGCATCATGAGTTCTGCCCCAATATCCACGGCCTCACCGGCCAACCCTTTCTTCGCCAAATCGCTAAGGAACCTCTTCCTCTCTTACTGCCTCACGTGGAGGAGCTGGTGGAGCATTTTGCCGCCCAGGAACTCTAACATGCACACCTTCTTCATGAACTTCCAATAGGATCCGTACGGTTTGTGTGTTGGGGGGGTGTCGGAGAAGGAGGTTTCGTGGATTTTGAGGAACTCTCTGGCGGCTTCAGCGGTGGAAGCCATGACGCAAGGCGGAGAgggttgagagagagagagagagagagagagaggggtctgtgtgattgttggaggtaggtaggttaatgtgagagaggagagaaaggttttcataggttttaattaggtttaaaaTGAGTAGGATtaagaaatattaaaaatttaatattataaaaaaaatttatataagaactaatttaatcaattttaaaaattttagggatgaaaatgacttacataTGTATTTTTAGGGattaatttgattataaataaatttatgaCATATCAaatgacacgtggcatgccagaTGTGACTGATCTAACACGTCAACTAATCATCTTATGACATATAACATTAACTTACCATGTCATCATGCCACGTGATATTTAACATAACACGTCATAATCTAACTAACAGAAggattaatttaatttatgttttatctTTCAGGGGCTAATTtaactaaaaaattatttgaagattaatttaaaaaataaataatctttCAAGAACGGTTAACCCCTTATTTCAAACCTTATCTTATCGAGAAGAATAGCCTTTCTTTAGTTATCCTCCACAAgcatctctctcttttctctgctTTCTATTTCATATATATATGTAGTATAGTTCTTTCACTATATTTTTGTCACTATTTTTGGGTGCAATTTTTTGTTCTTATAAAAGTAACTTTTTTAAGTATACATAAGAGCAGGTGTAAGACTcagaattttctaaaaatcttattatgagccaatttcaatttatttatttattaaagattttaattttaaaaattattttattaaagctaattaaatcaaattttaataattaaattaaaaattttatctatACAATTATTGGgtaattttcatatttaaattataaaatttaaaattcgtaAAATTAAAATAGGTTTTTAATTATCCTATTActcttaattttataaaattgttatATTACTCATATAAATTTTATCCTAATTCTAAATTCCCAAATAAAACCCTAATTGAGGCAACAATCCCTAATTCTTTCTAACCTACCCTAACCACCCTTGTTTCCCCTTTCTAACAACATATACGGCAGCAGCAGTAGGaggcaaaaaagaaagaaagaaagaaagaaaatgaatgaatgaatgaatgaaagaaagaaggaaacagGAAAGGGAAGAACGGAGAGGGTGAGAAAAGGGGAAGAGGGAGAGGGAGACTGTGACTGGCGCCGCCGCCGCCTCGCCCAGCTGCCATGCTTCTCGTCGTCGCCGCCGaaggggagagggagagagagcgcCGTCGAACAGAACACGAGAAGGGAGAGGAGCTGTGTTCTGTTGTTGACGTCGCACCACCGCCACGCCGCCGTGCTGTGCGAAGTCACCGCCGTCGCCTCGATCCTCGCAGCCTCGCCGTCGCCTCGAGCCTCGCCGTCGCCTCGAGCCTCGCCGTCGTCGTCCTCGGCCCGAACCCTTGCCGCCGCGACTGTGGTTGCCAGAAACGGTGTTGTGGCCATCAGAACTGCTTGGAGATTGCTGCTGCTTCTTCTATCTCTGTTCAGATCCACTGCCGTCGCCGGGAAGACTCTGCCGTTGCCCTCGCCGGAGCTCCACACCGCCGCCACTGCCACCAGAAACCGCCACTGAGGCCTAAGTCTGTTTGGTAAACTCTAATCTTGCCTCAGATCTTCTTTTCTGTTAAGTTGGTTCTACTGTGAGTTGTTACTGGTTATACAGTCACCGCTGCTGCTTGTATGGCTACGCCGTGGTGGTTATAGCTGCCGTCACAGTCACCGCCCGAATGCCCTGGAATTTCTATTTTCTTGCCCCAATTCAAGTCCAGTGTCTCTATCCTGGTTTAACCTTTTTCCCTGGTTCTGTTTCACTTTTACACGCTAACCTGCCTTGGTTTCATTTATCTGTTTGTTCTGGTTTTAATTCCATTTCAGTTTCGGTGTTGTCTTGAACTTTCAGTGTTGTTCCTGCATTTGATTTCATCAAATTCGAATCCTGCTGCAACCATTGTCATTACCGTAGGAAAATTGACGCTGCTGCAAATTAGGAAGAAAAGGGGATTGTCGCGTTTAAATTCCACGAGTTTGGCTAATCGAGGTAGGGGCGTTTTCATTaaactcatttttattcttaagagttgttataaattgatatttaagcaaataaatatttttagccATTAtggagtcttatgaattgaactGAATTGCCTTGAATGAATGTGATTGCTTGTTTATCAAGTATAATTTGAGAATGAGAAAATGATTTGATGTTAGAGTTAATTTGGGTTTGAAAAATGGCTTGAGATTTGTGAATGACTCGGATTTGAAactgttgaaaaggatttgagTAAATGTTGGTTGGCTTTGTTGGAAATGAATTGAGATCTGGAAAGGATTATAATATTAGAAATAAGCTTGATTTGTTGAAAAatgagtttaaattgaaaatgggCTGAGATATTGAAATTGGTCtgattttaaaattgaattgaaaggagtttgagaaatggttttgttgggacccgaaaagggtggcagaatccgaattttagaggagatgctgccgaaattttataaaattagaagtttcatttgaagtaattattttaaaaaggttTAGTTTTAAGCATTATGTGGTTTAAGATtactttatttatcaaagaaagaattatgttttggattgagattgttgattaacggaaagaaggatgatgaggattgatttgaaatatgatttttgaatgaatttggaaatgggatatggattgacgaatgatgatgatattgagaatggcttagatattgatgaatgatgaatgaattatttatatggcttatgaatttgaaatatctgagatacgaggttccctggattaagtgccgtggcttgccaccacgtgtaccaggttgaaaactcgatactctgttgaccctacgacgtaagtgtgaccgggcactatataaattctcccgaatgttacccccattgagcaatattgattatttgagaaaaagctatgcatagactcttggggatgcacgtcgggggacagtctaaggacaattcagacttgtcgggttggttggataaccgacagatgagcctcatcagccataggacaggcatgcatcatatgcatttgtatgctttacttgggtttgaacttgttttggtttgcctaattgctaaactgttcttaactgctactttaactatttgctgtaactgctacctacttgtgctttccttgtctgtcttgcctgtgtttgttctggcgtgctacatttgagaatgaattttggtgctgaattaatgattgtgttgtttgattgcctGGTTGgcttttgattgagattttcttataagaaagaaaAGGTTCcgaatttctgaaagattaaacattgtttctttgaaaaggttttggacgattacctattggtttttaaaagattcataaggcaatgataatcactgagcttgaaaacagtttttttattgaatatcttcttatgacaactttgaaactccgtggtgagaccatgtggttaggttctcacccccctacagctttaccttttcaggaaccggttgaagcattatgaagagttatactgcgcTTTGTTTatatgttgtattaattagattattttcttcctcGTCTCtattattacaagtttgtaagagggataggagttgtatgttttatatgtatactatattatgagatattatgtaaggagtaTTGTATATAAATCTATGCCTACTTGTAGTTTTTtttagataaagtatttattttcggttttcaaagaaatcagtgaTACGATGTCGAGTCAGAGGCTCCTATTGTAATATTTagtatataaagtagtcgtaatactttttgctatcagagtggcgcagccggaagcgtgatattctggtagtgagggtgttacattttggtatcagagcagttcatcctaattagagccttgggaatggactgactatgcttcattgcatatgCTGAGAGTTTGTCATATTGTAGGTCTTGTTCAGTTAACAAGAATTAAAGTTTTATGAacatgactgtctattgattaatgctgttagctTATCGTTGCATAACTGCTGatgttaagtctggccaacttaatgttaATGGTTATGTCTACGAAGAagttaatgggttatcatagataaaGTAGGATTGATAAGTGATGCAATTCATGGGCTTTGGGAGCgttagaaattaattttgaagTTAATTCCGTTTTGGTGTATAATCCTTTAATCGTGCTTGGTGTTATCTCCTTCTCTATCAATTGCATTGGAATTCCTTATTCATTATTTCCTTCGTGAAATGTGATTGATTTAACTGCCAACCTTATCTTACCATTCATACATTGCCTTTGCTTGGTTTGTATTCGGTTGTTGCTTGAAACTTGAGGTATTTATTCTTATTACTGTTAATAGCCATCTTTATAAATTCTGTACTCCTTGAATTGATCTTGGATTTATTCTGGTGCCACAAATGATTCGCAGATCTCTGGAAACATTAGTGATTGATTTTAGCTACCCTCACTTGTGAGCCTTGTATTTCTTTCTAACTGGATGGTGTCAATTTATGTGCTGTGAATCGTACTATTGTATCTGACGTATCatttatttctcttttcttcATTTTGGAATCACTTGCTTGACTACATCTTGAAAAGCAATTTGAATTTTCTTACGCATAATCTAGTTGATCggtttttagttttctcttttggTTCTTATAATGTGGTCATCgattttgaattcttttacatGAGCTAGAAAAACCCTTGAATTGACTCGAACCTGCATCGTTTATTTAATCCTCTCGAAAATTTTGTTTCAGACCTTTCtaaagaagttttaatttgatttgttttctgttttaataTATTCCTGTAAGTTTGCTTGAATCTTTTGAAATATCTCTCTTAAGAAGTACATGCACAGCCCTTTAATTTTAAGCGGTTTTGAACTCTGAGAGTTACTGTCATAGTAAACTAATTATGCGGTTTAATCCTTCCGCTCTATGTTTTGCATTTCATTTGTATCTTGTCCTGTTGTGATACTTTGTGTCTTATAgcattcttttttaatttttacttagGATCTTTTAAAAGAATTTCacttttgtttttctctattCGATTATGCCCACAACTATTCTTTGAAAATCTCAACAAGATTGTCCTTACTTTTGCATGTACTTTCTTATGTGGATGTTGAAAGCTTTTATGTGATTTGAATATAACTTAAATTCTTCCAACCATACTACAGTCTTTAATGCAAATTCTACTTGATTGTATACTTGAGTATCTTCTAAGATTTTGCATTTTCCCTAGTTAAAATTAAGAAGTTTTTTATACCTTATTTTGACTTAAACTTGTCTTGACATAATGCAACACTTATGTTTCTAAAATTTCTTTTGAAAAACGTTTGTTTCATATCTTCTTTTAAAAAGGTGAAATGATTTTCTTAGTTCTATCCATTGTGAATGGATGTCCTAATTAAGTGTGTTTCATGTCATCCTCTTAACATCTTGTAAACATTGTCTTGAATCATGTTATCTTCTCTTTTGCGAACTTTGTATGTCCTTTATTTGGCCTAAACTTGTTTCGGCTGGATATGTTAGCTTTTCTTATGGTTCCTATTGAAGTTCTTTGGTTTAGACCTCCTAAGAAAGATGTAAATTGACTCTCCTTCTGGAACATTTCATTGTTATTGTGCATTCCTGTTAATTTACGATTCTATTTATCCTTTCGACTTCATGCGAACGCTGTCCTTGTCATTTGATTTGCTCTTCCTAGGTGTTATATCCCTCTAAGTAAACTCGAGTTCTTCGGTGACTCCTAGACATGGGTAACAATAGGTTAGTTTGCTAGTACACAGCTTGTTAACGTAGGAGGTGAATTAGAAAATGTTGCAGGTTATGGCGTTTGATTTTGCACTGATGTGTTTGAGCACGTGTCAGGTTGCTAAGTTTTCGAACTAAGATCGATTGTTTAGGTCGCCGCTTAATAATGAATGAGTTTAAAACCTTGATTGAGTTTGTTGGAAGTCAAAGATAACGGTTGAACGTGGATACAGATGAGAATttaaaaggaatggaagttaAGAAATTTTCATGTAAGATAAAGTGTGTGTACGAAAATTTTTACCTCGGATTTCtcttttctaaatagagtttGACTTCTATCTGTGGTATAACTTTTTATACACGTTTGTTTGAATATGAACCTcgagaatttttgaacaagcatttgactttctcccaattttttttattaccttTGGTTGAGTTGTGTacctaactatctttctaaaatatttaagaaaatatttttgcttTTAATCCAACCGGTGTCTACTTCGTTTTATAAATTCTACATAATCTGTTTTAACATGAAATTGTATAAAAATAATGCCATATTTAtacttttattatttcttttacaAAGTGTTTGATGCATACTTTTCCTTTGAAAAtgtgaaataatttttgaaatgttTTTCATTCTCTATGAGCAATTCATTCGAAAGTATTCTTAATTCTACTCGAGACTTATGAGCCTTGTCTTTGGTCTTAGATATTCttttttctgtaaacctcatattCCTTGACTCGACTTAATTTTGCTTTAAACTACTACACTACTTTTCCTTTTGATATTCTATCGGATTTTGTTGATTCGGGAATCATTCTTATGTATTCCTGATTACTTGTGATTTTAACAATCCTTTCAAACCCTGGCGGATTTTGTCGCTTATTTTTTTTCCAAGgtcttgtattcttttgaataAACTCAATGATTGCCTTAGAATCACGTATGACTTTTAAGGGTAGCAAATGAAACTTTAAAAATGCTATTCATAGACATGAAAGATGAATTGGTAAGCGTGCAACGTTATGAGGAGTATAGCAGTTTGTTCGTCGTAAAAGTTTACGGATGTTAGGATTGTGGCGGGTTTTGGAGTTGTGAAATGATTGATGGAATTGGGGGGCTGAAGTTCTAAAATGGGTAAGAGATCTATGAGCGAGCGTTATATCTGTTGTTTTGTACCAGCCTATTCTATAGTCCTTTTTGCCACACAAGCTACCGTTTTGTTTTGTAAACACCTATcttgatttgcaccctattttgtTTCCGCAAGTTTTTGTAAAGTTTTGAACATTTATATATGCATACTAAGATTTTATACTTCTCTATTAAGTGTTTAAAAAGTAGAGTGCAAAGACTATGTATTACTTtaaattttcgaggacgaaaatttttataaggtggataGGATGTAAGGCTcagaattttctaaaaatcttattatgagccaatttcaatttatttattcattaaaggttttaatttcgaaaattattttattaaagctaactaaatcaagttttgataattaaattagaaattttatctaattttacaattattgggtaatttttatatttaaattataaagtttaggaatcgtaaaataataagaatttacatgatttgatttaaataattgtgattttagaaattaatattttaatttttatgaataaagaaaattaattatattatctataGTTATCAAATTAGAATTACTTATTTGAGAATAAtttgtaaattgataattaaatagtatttttaataaatattagtgTTGGATTAAAACAGGTTTTCAATTATCCTATTActcttaattttataaaattgttatATTACTCATATAAATTttactctaattttaaattaccaaataaaaACTTAATTCTAATCTAATTTCACAAATCAACATCGTTCATACACTTAGAAAAGGGGAAAacagaagaaaaaaaaggagggAAATAGAAAGAGAAGAAATCGAGAGGGGAAGATAGAGAGCTCGAGAGTCAAGGAGTAAGGGAAGGGGAGGAAGACGCCGCGATGATTAAGGAGGCTTCGACTTCTTCACCCTCATGCATCCGTCGCTGCCACCATCATCAACCGAAGCTGCTGTGCGTGGAGAGAAGGGGAGACTGCGNNNNNNNNNNNNNNNNNNNNNNNNNNNNNNNNNNNNNNNNNNNNNNNNNNNNNNNNNNNNNNNNNNNNNNNNNNNNNNNNNNNNNNNNNNNNNNNNNNNNNNNNNNNNNNNNNNNNNNNNNNNNNNNNNNNNNNNNNNNNNNNNNNNNNNNNNNNNNNNNNNNNNNNNNNNNNNNNNNNNNNNNNNNNNNNNNNNNNNNNNNNNNNNNNNNNNNNNNNNNNNNNNNNNNNNNNNNNNNNNNNNNNNNNNNNNNNNNNNNNNNNNNNNNNNNNNNNNNNNNNNNNNNNNNNNNNNNNNNNNNNNNNNNNNNNNNNNNNNNNNNNNNNNNNNNNNNNNNNNNNNNNNNNNNNNNNNNNNNNNNNNNNNNNNNNNNNNNNNNNNNNNNNNNNNNNNNNNNNNNNNNNNNNNNNNNNNNNNNNNNNNNNNNNNNNNNNNNNNNNNNNNNNNNNNNNTTAGaattatttatttgaaaataatttgtaaattgatagttaattagtatttttaataaatattaatgtTGGATTAAAATaggtttttaattattctattactcttaattttataaaattgttatATTACTCATATAAATTTTACTCTAATTCTAAATTCCCAAATAAAATCCTAATTGAGGCAACAATCCCTAATTCTTTCTAACCTACCCTAACCACCCTTGTTTCCCCTTTCTAACAACATATACGGCAGCAGTAGTAGGaggcaaaaaagaaagaaagaaagaaagaaaaataatgaatgaaagaaagaaggaaacagGAAAGGGAAGAACGGAGAGGGTGAGAAAAGGGGAAGAGGGAAACAGATTTACAGAGGAGGAGGAACGGGGAAGAGAGAGATCTGAAGGGAGAGAGAGACCGTGTCCAGCGCCGCTGCTGCCTCGCCCAGCTGTCGTGCTTCTCGTCGTCGCCGTCGAAGGGAAGAGGGAGAGAAAGTGCCGTTGCGAATAAGAGCTGAGCCGAGAAGAGAGACAGCGCAAGAGGGAGCTCATCGCTGCCAGCTGCGTCAAGCATAAATACTATtgctaacaaggaaaataatatTTGTATATCTTATTATTTAATGGTATAGATATTAAGTGAAGTCTAAAGTGACTTATTATAGCAGCTGCGGTAGTTATAAACTTTACCAGTAACTAAAACCTATTGCTAAAGTTAAAAACTTAATATCACACTTCTTTATATTTTTTGTGGTACCTTTTACGAGTTTAAACCCATTTTGGTTCTTGAGATTGGAAGGTTGTACTAATTTAGTTCCTGATTTTTTAATTGTTACAATTTAATTCTCGAGATTTAAAAAAGTACACTAATATAATCTCTCGTGCAGAAACGGTTCCAAGTGCATTGGTGTGGGGGCAAGTGCTCCcactacaatttgaaattttttttagtagtatatcataataatatttatttgtccctattaaattattaaatttgatcctataataattttttactcaacttttggtacttaatcgtcaatttaaaaattttatattagatatttgttagaatgatcaattctcatatttaaacgaaattagtgttttttttaaaaatcaactcaaaagaatattatttatcttcttttcaaattagttttaatttttgcgtagcaactatattaattgaaagaacttttttaactatgaatatcaataa is a window encoding:
- the LOC107635303 gene encoding uncharacterized protein LOC107635303 isoform X3, which encodes MLLVVAAEGERERERRRTEHEKGEELCSVVDVAPPPRRRAVRSHRRRLDPRSLAVASSLAVASSLAVVVLGPNPCRRDCGCQKRCCGHQNCLEIAAASSISVQIHCRRREDSAVALAGAPHRRHCHQKPPLRPKSVCHRCCLYGYAVVVIAAVTVTARMPWNFYFLAPIQVQCLYPVLFLHLISSNSNPAATIVITVGKLTLLQIRKKRGLSRLNSTSLANRALPFQEPVEAL
- the LOC107635303 gene encoding uncharacterized protein LOC107635303 isoform X5; this translates as MLLVVAAEGERERERRRTEHEKGEELCSVVDVAPPPRRRAVRSHRRRLDPRSLAVASSLAVASSLAVVVLGPNPCRRDCGCQKRCCGHQNCLEIAAASSISVQIHCRRREDSAVALAGAPHRRHCHQKPPLRPKSVCHRCCLYGYAVVVIAAVTVTARMPWNFYFLAPIQVQCLYPGLTFFPVLFLHLISSNSNPAATIVITVGKLTLLQIRKKRGLSRLNSTSLANRG
- the LOC107635303 gene encoding uncharacterized protein LOC107635303 isoform X2, coding for MLLVVAAEGERERERRRTEHEKGEELCSVVDVAPPPRRRAVRSHRRRLDPRSLAVASSLAVASSLAVVVLGPNPCRRDCGCQKRCCGHQNCLEIAAASSISVQIHCRRREDSAVALAGAPHRRHCHQKPPLRPKSVCHRCCLYGYAVVVIAAVTVTARMPWNFYFLAPIQVQCLYPGLTFFPVLFLHLISSNSNPAATIVITVGKLTLLQIRKKRGLSRLNSTSLANRDGTITK
- the LOC107635303 gene encoding uncharacterized protein LOC107635303 isoform X4, whose translation is MLLVVAAEGERERERRRTEHEKGEELCSVVDVAPPPRRRAVRSHRRRLDPRSLAVASSLAVASSLAVVVLGPNPCRRDCGCQKRCCGHQNCLEIAAASSISVQIHCRRREDSAVALAGAPHRRHCHQKPPLRPKSVCHRCCLYGYAVVVIAAVTVTARMPWNFYFLAPIQVQCLYPGLTFFPVLFLHLISSNSNPAATIVITVGKLTLLQIRKKRGLSRLNSTSLANRGTG
- the LOC107635303 gene encoding uncharacterized protein LOC107635303 isoform X1, with protein sequence MLLVVAAEGERERERRRTEHEKGEELCSVVDVAPPPRRRAVRSHRRRLDPRSLAVASSLAVASSLAVVVLGPNPCRRDCGCQKRCCGHQNCLEIAAASSISVQIHCRRREDSAVALAGAPHRRHCHQKPPLRPKSVCHRCCLYGYAVVVIAAVTVTARMPWNFYFLAPIQVQCLYPGLTFFPVLFLHLISSNSNPAATIVITVGKLTLLQIRKKRGLSRLNSTSLANRALPFQEPVEAL
- the LOC107635303 gene encoding uncharacterized protein LOC107635303 isoform X6, whose protein sequence is MLLVVAAEGERERERRRTEHEKGEELCSVVDVAPPPRRRAVRSHRRRLDPRSLAVASSLAVASSLAVVVLGPNPCRRDCGCQKRCCGHQNCLEIAAASSISVQIHCRRREDSAVALAGAPHRRHCHQKPPLRPKSVCHRCCLYGYAVVVIAAVTVTARMPWNFYFLAPIQVQCLYPVSVLS